The Desmonostoc muscorum LEGE 12446 genome includes a region encoding these proteins:
- a CDS encoding HetZ-related protein 2 → MGVVMQTSKLSFEERNLAMTTDLEKLALDWQKRLAVECPEQTEATRRSIILWLLGSDSKRFDLFNPKEFEIAKQAMEYRWRILRQRYLGLGRERAYRNLITRLGSLATLRNKIQTWVALSRDRQRSVIDVLQEVLQELLQNDTYMQQQMADIAKYTSDRRLADALLFASTEEYCLRPVRNQPLLAYRFVNYLRRTQRGGLTQVPSRDLIRLVSEEVLTDDSDNRVNLVDSQAIAEYQEAQQLEEQQALRQSVQREFENYLQENLGIEAVEWLRLYLQGKSQEEIAKRLNKPTKEVYRLREKISYHAVRVFALKGKPELVDSWLSISLEEHNLGLTQNQWQQLYEILTPLARQILDLRRAGKSIEEIAQQLKLKTHQVLGEWTKVYLAAQALRTQE, encoded by the coding sequence ATGGGGGTTGTGATGCAAACTTCAAAATTGAGTTTCGAGGAGCGCAATCTCGCTATGACAACGGATTTGGAAAAACTGGCTCTAGATTGGCAAAAGCGCTTGGCTGTAGAATGTCCAGAACAAACTGAAGCGACTCGGCGAAGTATTATTCTTTGGCTGCTTGGATCTGACTCAAAACGGTTTGATCTGTTTAACCCGAAAGAATTTGAGATTGCCAAGCAAGCAATGGAATATCGCTGGAGGATTTTACGTCAACGCTACTTAGGGTTAGGGCGAGAACGTGCTTATCGCAACTTGATAACCCGACTGGGGAGTTTAGCAACATTACGGAATAAAATTCAGACATGGGTTGCCCTGAGCCGCGATCGCCAGCGCAGTGTCATCGATGTGTTGCAAGAAGTATTACAAGAATTACTGCAAAACGACACTTACATGCAACAGCAAATGGCTGACATTGCCAAATATACAAGCGATCGGCGATTAGCCGATGCTTTGCTGTTTGCCAGCACAGAAGAATATTGTTTGCGCCCAGTACGCAATCAGCCCCTATTGGCTTATCGTTTTGTCAATTACTTGCGTCGTACTCAACGTGGCGGCTTAACCCAAGTACCAAGCCGTGATTTGATTAGATTAGTCTCAGAAGAAGTTCTCACAGACGACAGCGACAATCGAGTTAACTTAGTCGATAGTCAGGCGATCGCAGAATATCAGGAAGCACAACAACTAGAAGAACAACAAGCGCTGCGTCAGTCGGTACAAAGAGAATTTGAAAATTATTTACAAGAAAATCTGGGAATCGAGGCAGTAGAGTGGCTACGATTGTATCTCCAAGGTAAATCCCAAGAAGAAATTGCCAAGAGACTGAATAAACCAACTAAGGAAGTATACCGACTGCGAGAAAAAATTAGTTACCACGCTGTGCGCGTCTTTGCCCTCAAAGGTAAACCAGAACTCGTAGACAGTTGGCTCTCAATTTCCTTAGAAGAACATAACTTAGGGCTAACACAAAACCAATGGCAGCAACTTTATGAAATACTCACTCCTCTGGCGCGGCAGATCCTAGATTTACGGAGAGCAGGTAAATCAATAGAAGAAATAGCCCAACAATTAAAACTCAAAACCCATCAAGTGCTAGGTGAATGGACAAAAGTCTATCTTGCAGCCCAAGCTTTAAGAACCCAGGAGTAA
- a CDS encoding carbon dioxide-concentrating mechanism protein CcmK has translation MSLQAVGALETKGFPAVLAAADAMVKAGRVTLVGYIRVGSARFTVNIRGDVSEVKTAMAAGVEAAENVYGGTLESWVIIPRPHENVEAVLPIAYTEAVQQYRESVENPIVRSSNGR, from the coding sequence ATGTCACTACAAGCAGTTGGAGCGCTGGAAACTAAGGGTTTTCCTGCTGTGTTAGCAGCAGCAGATGCTATGGTAAAAGCTGGACGAGTCACTCTGGTTGGTTACATCCGAGTCGGTAGCGCTCGTTTTACAGTTAATATTCGTGGTGATGTCTCTGAGGTTAAAACAGCTATGGCTGCTGGTGTTGAAGCCGCAGAAAATGTTTATGGTGGTACTCTCGAATCTTGGGTGATTATTCCTCGTCCCCATGAAAACGTTGAAGCTGTTCTGCCAATTGCTTACACAGAAGCAGTCCAACAATATCGGGAATCTGTAGAAAACCCCATTGTTAGATCCTCAAACGGGCGATAG
- a CDS encoding carbon dioxide-concentrating mechanism protein CcmK has translation MPMAVGVIETLGFPSVLAAADAMVKSAAVTLVYYGLAESGRFVVAVRGQVAEVKRAVEEGINAGEQVKAETVITHYIVPNPPENVETILPIHFTEESEPFRMF, from the coding sequence ATGCCAATGGCGGTTGGCGTAATTGAAACTTTAGGTTTTCCTAGTGTCTTAGCCGCAGCAGATGCAATGGTGAAATCTGCCGCAGTTACGTTGGTGTATTATGGTCTAGCCGAGAGTGGTCGTTTTGTAGTCGCCGTCCGGGGACAAGTTGCTGAAGTAAAAAGAGCCGTTGAAGAAGGTATTAATGCTGGAGAGCAAGTAAAAGCCGAAACAGTAATCACCCATTACATAGTTCCCAATCCCCCGGAAAATGTCGAAACTATATTACCAATCCATTTCACTGAAGAATCAGAACCTTTCCGTATGTTCTAA
- a CDS encoding alpha/beta fold hydrolase produces the protein MFPNFLPTAVGQLTEPASIALARSIQTTAIATPLTNQAITTTYVKEGSGGTPILLIHGFDSSVLEFRRLLPLLAGNNETWAVDLLGFGFTDRLSGIAYSPTAIKTHLYYFWKSLINQPVILVGASMGGATAIDLALTYPEVIKKLVLIDSAGLAGGSPLSKFMFPPLDYLATQFLSNMKVRDRVSRIGYKNQSLASLDALYCGALHLQMPSWHQALIAFTKSGGYSAFRFKILSQIVQQTLILWGDSDKILGTKDATRFKRAIPQSTLVWIQDCGHLPHLEQPQITAQHILNFCNE, from the coding sequence ATGTTTCCGAATTTTCTTCCTACAGCAGTTGGGCAACTAACAGAACCAGCTTCGATCGCACTAGCTCGGAGTATTCAAACAACTGCGATCGCTACGCCTTTAACTAATCAAGCAATTACCACAACCTATGTCAAGGAAGGGAGTGGTGGAACTCCTATTTTATTAATTCACGGCTTTGATAGTTCTGTATTAGAATTTCGTCGGCTTTTGCCTTTGCTTGCTGGGAATAATGAAACATGGGCAGTGGATTTGTTGGGTTTTGGGTTTACAGATAGACTCTCAGGAATTGCTTATAGCCCAACTGCAATTAAAACCCATCTTTATTATTTTTGGAAAAGCCTGATTAACCAACCTGTAATTTTGGTGGGGGCTTCAATGGGGGGTGCGACGGCAATTGATTTGGCGCTGACTTACCCAGAAGTTATCAAAAAGCTGGTGTTAATTGATAGTGCTGGGTTGGCGGGTGGTTCACCATTAAGTAAATTCATGTTTCCCCCATTGGATTATTTAGCAACTCAGTTTTTGAGTAATATGAAGGTGCGCGATCGCGTTTCCCGCATTGGATATAAAAATCAAAGTCTTGCTTCTTTGGATGCTCTATATTGCGGGGCATTACACTTACAAATGCCGAGTTGGCATCAAGCTTTGATTGCTTTCACTAAAAGTGGTGGTTATAGTGCTTTTAGATTTAAGATACTATCACAAATAGTGCAACAGACACTAATTTTATGGGGCGATTCCGATAAAATTTTGGGTACTAAGGATGCCACGAGATTTAAAAGAGCAATTCCACAAAGTACCCTCGTTTGGATTCAAGATTGTGGACACTTACCTCACTTAGAACAACCACAAATCACTGCCCAGCATATTTTAAACTTTTGTAATGAATGA
- a CDS encoding ParA family protein yields the protein MPKIIAILNGKGGVGKTTTAINLAANFAKKKKVLLIDADIQGSASWWFGRSQQGMGFDLSQETDPTLLGDLGKIKGYDLVVVDTPPALRSEALVAVVAIADYLVLPTPPSAMDLAVLVETVKEAVIPLGTPHRVLLTKVDTRSLGEALEAKNTLTRLGIPAFNTLIRAYKAHERAALEGVAITQWRGGNAREAELDYRRAADELQRDWRK from the coding sequence GTGCCCAAAATCATCGCTATTCTCAACGGTAAAGGAGGAGTCGGTAAAACGACTACCGCAATCAACCTGGCTGCAAACTTTGCGAAGAAAAAAAAGGTGTTGCTGATTGACGCAGATATTCAAGGTTCCGCCAGTTGGTGGTTCGGGCGTAGTCAGCAAGGAATGGGATTTGATTTATCTCAAGAAACAGATCCGACACTTTTAGGTGATTTAGGAAAGATAAAAGGTTACGATTTAGTAGTGGTGGATACGCCTCCCGCACTGCGCTCTGAAGCATTAGTGGCGGTAGTTGCGATCGCAGATTATCTAGTTTTGCCTACACCCCCGTCTGCAATGGATTTAGCTGTCCTCGTGGAAACAGTTAAGGAAGCCGTCATCCCCTTGGGAACTCCCCATCGGGTATTGCTCACCAAAGTCGATACGCGCAGCTTGGGGGAAGCACTAGAAGCAAAAAACACTCTCACTCGACTAGGTATTCCTGCTTTTAATACCTTGATCCGTGCCTACAAAGCTCATGAACGAGCCGCGCTTGAAGGTGTAGCAATTACTCAATGGCGAGGAGGAAATGCGCGGGAGGCGGAGTTAGACTATCGCCGCGCAGCTGATGAACTACAGCGTGATTGGAGAAAATAA
- a CDS encoding cytochrome P450, with translation MTATYNLPDGPQIPRWLRMVKFISQPVKYVDDFAKIYGDTFTIKSSRSDNALVYFSKPEALEQIFTSDLSSFEVGRGNIGLRFLLGDRSFMLSDGDRHQRQRQLLAPPFHGERMRAYGEDIRKITQQVSHEWQVDKPFKIRESMQEITLRVILRVVFGLEEGERFEELRRSLSDLLDFITSPLMSSAFFFRFMQKDFGKWSPWGWILQQQQKIDRLIYTLLRERRAQSAQNRQDILSLMMAARYDDGQGMSDKELHDELMTLLVAGHETTASALTWAFYWIDYLPEVREKLLKELDTVGVNPDLSTIAKLPYLTAVCQETLRIYPIAMNAFLRIVKNPIEITGYKLPQGTLILPSIYLAHHREEVYPESKKFKPERFLERQYSPYEYLPFGGGNRRCIGMAFAQYEMKIVLATIVSEFQLSLTNKRPVLPVRRGLTVAAPAGMRMIATPQVKLANTPALV, from the coding sequence ATGACAGCAACTTACAACCTACCTGATGGGCCTCAAATACCGCGCTGGCTGCGGATGGTCAAGTTTATTAGTCAGCCTGTAAAATATGTGGATGATTTTGCCAAAATCTATGGTGATACTTTCACCATTAAGAGTAGTCGCTCAGATAATGCTCTTGTGTATTTTAGTAAACCCGAAGCACTGGAGCAGATTTTTACATCTGATTTGAGTTCTTTTGAGGTTGGCAGGGGAAATATTGGGCTAAGATTTTTACTTGGCGATCGCTCTTTTATGTTATCAGATGGGGATCGCCACCAGCGCCAACGGCAATTATTAGCTCCTCCTTTTCATGGGGAAAGAATGCGGGCTTACGGCGAGGATATCCGTAAAATAACACAACAGGTGAGTCATGAATGGCAGGTTGACAAGCCTTTTAAAATCCGTGAGTCGATGCAAGAAATCACTTTGCGTGTTATTCTGCGGGTTGTGTTTGGTTTGGAAGAAGGAGAGCGGTTTGAGGAACTAAGGCGATCGCTAAGTGATTTACTAGATTTCATCACTTCCCCTTTAATGTCTAGCGCCTTCTTTTTCCGGTTTATGCAAAAAGATTTCGGCAAATGGAGTCCCTGGGGTTGGATTCTCCAACAACAGCAAAAAATCGATCGATTAATTTATACTCTACTTCGGGAACGTCGCGCCCAATCTGCTCAAAATCGCCAAGATATCCTCAGTTTGATGATGGCTGCTCGTTATGACGATGGTCAAGGGATGTCAGATAAAGAATTGCACGACGAATTAATGACACTGCTAGTTGCGGGACATGAAACTACTGCTTCGGCGTTGACATGGGCATTTTACTGGATTGATTATTTACCAGAGGTGCGTGAGAAGTTGTTAAAAGAACTCGACACTGTTGGTGTTAATCCAGATTTAAGTACCATTGCTAAATTGCCTTATTTAACAGCAGTTTGCCAAGAAACATTGCGAATTTACCCAATTGCCATGAATGCTTTCTTGCGGATTGTGAAAAACCCAATTGAAATTACAGGTTACAAATTGCCACAGGGCACGTTAATTCTCCCCAGTATTTATTTAGCGCATCATCGTGAAGAAGTTTATCCAGAATCCAAAAAGTTCAAACCAGAACGATTTTTAGAAAGACAATATTCACCATACGAATATTTACCGTTTGGTGGCGGTAATCGTCGCTGTATTGGTATGGCATTTGCTCAGTATGAAATGAAAATTGTCTTGGCAACTATTGTGTCAGAATTTCAATTATCTCTAACGAACAAACGTCCAGTGCTTCCTGTGCGCCGCGGTTTAACTGTCGCCGCACCCGCTGGAATGCGGATGATTGCAACACCTCAAGTAAAACTGGCGAATACACCAGCGCTGGTTTAA
- a CDS encoding acyltransferase yields the protein MKQIKDKITNKLERLFEQRLVPRLVLWGDYLESKIRRYKHQELKNKLKFCGSGLRFKRDVRIEHPQNVSLGNKVYIGQDVILDGRGGITIGDNTTLGFNVVILSANHDYQSNDLPYEHNVYIHKPVIIGRNVWIAGNVLIIPGVSIGDGAIVAAGTVVTANVEPLAIVGNQPMRTIKYRDKEHYEKLASQQEIQLSIEVVQH from the coding sequence ATGAAACAAATCAAAGACAAAATTACCAATAAATTAGAGCGACTATTTGAACAACGGTTAGTACCTCGTTTGGTACTATGGGGAGACTACCTAGAAAGTAAAATCAGGCGGTATAAACATCAAGAACTCAAAAATAAGTTAAAATTTTGTGGCTCAGGTCTACGATTTAAGCGAGACGTGAGAATTGAACATCCCCAAAATGTATCTCTGGGAAATAAAGTCTACATTGGTCAAGATGTCATCTTAGATGGACGTGGCGGAATTACAATTGGTGACAACACAACACTTGGATTTAATGTTGTCATTCTCTCGGCAAATCACGACTATCAAAGTAATGATTTGCCCTATGAACATAATGTTTACATTCATAAACCTGTTATTATCGGTCGCAATGTTTGGATTGCTGGAAATGTCTTAATTATTCCGGGAGTTTCCATTGGAGATGGTGCAATTGTAGCGGCTGGTACGGTTGTCACTGCTAATGTTGAACCTTTAGCAATTGTTGGCAATCAACCCATGAGAACAATTAAATACCGCGACAAAGAACATTATGAAAAACTCGCATCTCAGCAAGAAATTCAACTCTCTATTGAAGTAGTTCAACATTAA
- a CDS encoding helix-turn-helix domain-containing protein — translation MYIELLKSFPPRPITSEEEFLATQKVIDSLIDKGQLTLDEQDYLNVLGTLVYEYEQKYHSIPDIHGVELLQALIAEFDLQQKDLIPIFKTESIVSEVLSGQRQLTVNHIGKLAEFFNISPAAFFESVLRKKV, via the coding sequence ATGTATATCGAATTACTCAAATCTTTTCCTCCTCGTCCTATCACTTCCGAGGAAGAATTCCTGGCTACACAAAAAGTGATTGATTCCTTGATTGATAAAGGTCAATTAACACTAGATGAACAAGACTATCTCAATGTTTTAGGTACTTTGGTTTATGAGTACGAGCAAAAATATCATTCTATACCTGATATTCATGGTGTAGAATTACTCCAAGCATTGATAGCCGAATTTGATTTACAACAAAAAGACTTAATTCCTATATTTAAAACTGAGTCGATTGTATCTGAAGTCTTAAGTGGACAACGCCAGCTGACAGTTAACCATATTGGGAAACTCGCGGAGTTTTTTAACATTTCTCCTGCTGCATTTTTTGAGTCAGTGTTGAGAAAGAAAGTTTGA
- the ccmS gene encoding beta-carboxysome assembly chaperone CcmS: MMFGSSQPETGDNKWRRQLDKFVKANQQELAALFWGLWLANGDSQGTVGIDLQPKPHFVYCPKEQIEKLNDKVENRLQEILGIIENHKPEIEVVMIGIGKGEIKLIQFAPEPAPPICFEQAGKDVDGLLEVLEQRMSEQIKD; the protein is encoded by the coding sequence ATGATGTTTGGTAGCAGTCAGCCGGAAACAGGAGATAACAAGTGGCGTCGCCAGTTGGATAAGTTTGTGAAAGCAAATCAGCAAGAATTGGCGGCGCTATTTTGGGGATTGTGGTTAGCAAATGGTGACAGTCAAGGTACTGTTGGTATTGATTTGCAACCAAAGCCGCATTTTGTTTATTGTCCGAAAGAACAGATAGAAAAATTAAATGATAAAGTTGAAAATCGGCTGCAAGAAATTTTGGGAATTATCGAGAATCATAAACCAGAAATAGAAGTTGTGATGATTGGGATTGGGAAGGGTGAAATTAAGTTAATTCAGTTTGCACCGGAACCTGCGCCACCGATTTGTTTTGAGCAAGCTGGTAAAGATGTGGATGGGTTATTGGAAGTGCTGGAACAGCGGATGAGTGAGCAAATAAAAGATTAA
- a CDS encoding IS701 family transposase: protein MKFTKLDYCQYLLSSQINYTITNLAEHLESISHDTINYYLKREKLTPRLLWDNVKEVVEPDDNGYIIFDDSILDKRYSEEIEIVRRQYSGNEHGVLKGIGVVSCVYVNPTLQRFWVIDYRIFNPDVDGKTKIDHVKDMLQSLVYHKLLPFDTVLMDTWYAVHSLMLYIDSLDKIYYCPLKDNRLVDDTFGQAKYKRIELLEWSQEELDCGKIIKIKGFPANKKVKLFRVTVSTNRTDYVATNDLSQSSTDVVQEVCKIRWKIEEFHREIKQLTGIEFCQCRKARLQRNHIACAMLVWVRLKNLAYTTGQTIYQIKHNLLSNYLIQQLKRPSILMCLV, encoded by the coding sequence ATGAAGTTTACTAAATTAGATTATTGCCAGTATCTACTTAGTAGCCAAATTAATTATACCATTACCAATTTGGCAGAGCATTTAGAGAGTATTAGCCATGATACAATTAACTATTATTTGAAAAGAGAAAAATTAACACCTCGTTTACTATGGGATAACGTGAAAGAGGTAGTTGAGCCTGATGACAATGGTTACATAATATTTGATGATAGCATTTTAGATAAAAGGTATTCTGAAGAAATAGAAATAGTCAGAAGACAATATAGTGGTAATGAGCATGGTGTCCTTAAAGGCATTGGCGTAGTTAGCTGCGTGTATGTCAACCCTACACTTCAAAGATTTTGGGTCATAGATTATCGAATTTTTAATCCTGATGTCGATGGCAAAACCAAGATAGACCATGTGAAAGACATGCTCCAAAGCCTTGTGTATCATAAGCTTTTACCATTTGATACTGTTTTGATGGATACATGGTATGCGGTACACAGTTTAATGCTATATATTGATAGCTTAGACAAAATTTATTATTGCCCTTTAAAAGACAATCGGTTAGTTGATGATACATTTGGTCAAGCAAAATATAAACGTATTGAATTATTAGAATGGAGTCAAGAAGAATTAGATTGTGGTAAGATAATCAAAATTAAAGGGTTCCCAGCTAATAAAAAAGTGAAACTATTCCGGGTTACTGTTTCTACCAACAGAACGGATTATGTCGCAACTAACGATTTATCTCAAAGTTCCACGGATGTTGTACAAGAGGTGTGTAAAATTCGTTGGAAAATCGAGGAGTTTCACAGAGAAATTAAACAATTAACTGGGATTGAATTTTGCCAATGTCGGAAAGCTAGGCTTCAAAGAAATCATATCGCTTGTGCAATGTTAGTTTGGGTTAGGTTAAAGAATTTAGCCTATACAACTGGTCAAACTATTTATCAAATCAAGCATAACTTGCTTTCTAATTATTTAATTCAGCAACTGAAACGCCCAAGTATTCTTATGTGCTTGGTTTGA